A window of Microbacterium luteolum contains these coding sequences:
- a CDS encoding branched-chain amino acid ABC transporter permease codes for MIRRVRPSTTKAGSGRIILWGAAITVIALGATFLLDPYRNFQLATIAATFCAVAGLTVLVGSSGQLSLGQAAMMAVGGYGYALTANALTGVGVDGVARFVLAMIGGIAASGLLGLLLGLAAARLRGPYLAGLTLAITIAIAPVTTFFSGVFNGDAGLQIANDSVPPILATLIAMEQWQAWIAILVAGVVVTALASLSHSGIGLHMRATRDDETAARLSGIRTGRIKVIAFLASSVTAGAGGAVACFITQAVSPGAYTLAFSLMLVVAAVIGGLGSISGAALGSALIVLLPWTVTLMTEALPAELAQRLSGNLPVLLFGLLLILVMATARRGLAGIRFRPRPRRDRRASSPRRPQPDSAAADAPPAASEPVLELAVQSVPSAPHERRK; via the coding sequence ATGATCCGTCGAGTCCGACCATCCACGACCAAGGCCGGGTCCGGTCGAATCATCCTCTGGGGTGCTGCGATCACGGTGATCGCGCTGGGGGCGACGTTCCTGCTCGACCCGTACCGGAATTTCCAGCTGGCGACCATCGCCGCCACCTTCTGCGCCGTCGCCGGTCTCACAGTCCTCGTCGGCAGCAGCGGACAGCTTTCGCTGGGACAGGCAGCGATGATGGCCGTCGGCGGATACGGCTACGCGCTGACCGCGAATGCACTCACCGGCGTCGGAGTCGACGGCGTGGCCCGATTCGTCCTCGCGATGATCGGCGGCATCGCCGCCTCAGGTCTCCTCGGGCTGCTGCTGGGACTGGCAGCCGCACGGCTGCGCGGCCCTTATCTGGCCGGCTTGACCCTGGCGATCACGATCGCGATCGCACCGGTGACGACCTTCTTCTCCGGAGTGTTCAACGGGGATGCCGGCCTTCAGATCGCTAACGACAGCGTGCCACCGATACTCGCGACTCTCATCGCGATGGAGCAGTGGCAGGCGTGGATCGCGATCCTGGTCGCCGGAGTGGTCGTGACTGCACTGGCGTCCTTGAGCCACAGCGGGATCGGACTGCACATGCGCGCCACCCGGGACGATGAGACCGCCGCTCGGCTCTCGGGTATTCGCACCGGACGCATCAAGGTCATCGCTTTCCTCGCGTCCTCCGTCACCGCCGGCGCCGGAGGGGCAGTTGCGTGCTTCATCACACAGGCGGTCAGCCCCGGCGCGTACACTCTCGCGTTCTCGCTCATGCTGGTCGTCGCCGCAGTGATCGGCGGGCTCGGCAGCATCAGCGGCGCCGCGCTCGGATCCGCGCTCATCGTCCTCCTGCCGTGGACGGTCACCCTGATGACCGAAGCGCTGCCCGCGGAACTCGCACAGCGACTCTCCGGGAATCTGCCGGTCCTGCTCTTCGGGCTGCTCCTCATCCTCGTGATGGCAACAGCCCGCCGCGGACTGGCCGGCATCCGCTTCCGCCCGCGACCACGGCGTGATCGTCGAGCGAGTTCACCACGACGCCCCCAAC